Within the bacterium genome, the region GTTTTTCCATACTGTGAGCCCCATATTATTTTTTTCACTTCCTACCCTTTGATAAATAATTTCTGCCGCAGTTTGACCGCTTATTGCAAAATGAAGTTTGTTCTGAACTGTAGCAAAAAATTGTCGAGTGATTTCTTCATCCGGATTATAATCAGCACTGCATTGCGAGTAAATATCAGTAATTTTCTGGTAAAATCTTCTCTCACTGCTGCGAATATTCCTGATTCGCGCCAGTTGCTCTTCAAAATAATCTTTACCAAAGATGTTACCGGGGGTTTTCAACCGCTCATCATCCATAGCAAAGCCTTTAATAATATACTCTTTTAGAACCTGGGTCGCCCAGATGCGAAAGAGTGTTGCCTGTCTTGAATTAACACGGTAACCAACGGAAATGATAGCGTCAAGATTGTAGAATTTAGTAGAATATTTTTTTCCGTCTTTGGCAGTTGTTTCCAAAATGGAAATAACTGAATCTTCTTGTAATTCACCATTTTCAAAGATGTTTTTGAGATGCTTATTGATAGCCGGAATACCAACACCAAACAAATCTGCCATTCTCTTTTGCGTCAGCCATAAGGTTTCGTCACGCAAAAATATCTCCACTTTCACTTTGCCGTTTGGTGTAGTGTAGAGTAGAAATTCAGTAAAACTGTTTTGTTGGGCAATCTGTTTATTCTTTTTCATATTTTCAAATTAGAAATATTTTATTAATAAACATCGTTTAGTCAAGCCGTATTTTCCAAATCCGAATACCCTTGCTAAATCATCTCAAGAACTTAGTAACTGTGGACTTCCCTGTCCCTATATCACCTGTCACGCCAATAATCATATCACATCAAATCAAATATTAAAATGTAAATATCAAAAATAAAAAAACAGGCAAGCTTAAATTATAAATCTGAATGTTAAAATTATATTCCAAATAACTTTGCATACGGAAAAAATATTCTTTTTACGCTATTTAATTTTTGCATTTTAATTTTTAATTTTGCCTAAGGGTGTGCAGAATGCCAGTCTTTACCTACACCAATTCCTACTACTACCGGCACACCTATATCTAACGCGTTTTCCATTTCATATTTTACCAATGATTGTACTTCCTTTACCTTATCTTCAGGCACTTCCAATACTAATTCGTCGTGAACCTGCATTATTATATTCGCATTGAAATCTTTTAATTGCGGTTGAATTTTTATCATTGCTATTTTTATCATATCTGCCGCCGTTCCCTGTAATGGAGCATTTATTGCCACCCGTTCCTCAAACTCTTTGCTCCTGCCTTTTTCCGAACCTATATTCGGCAACCACCTTTTTCGCCCAAGAATAGTCTCAACATAACCGTTTTTCTTTGCATTTTCTATTTGTTTATCTATCCAGTTTTTTACACCCGGATAGGTAAGAAAATAAGACGTTATAAAAGTTAAAGCTTCTTCAGGAAGAATGTTCAGCCTCTGCGCCAATCCAAAAGGTCCCATTCCATATACAATTCCAAAATTAACCACTTTCGCTATATCCCTCTGTGTTTGGTTAATCTGCTCTTCCGGAACATTAAATATCAATCCTGCCGTTTTCCTGTGAATGTCTTCATTATTTTTAAATGCTTCTAAAAGAATATCATCTTTTGAAACACCTGCAAGTATCCTCAATTCTATTTGAGAATAATCCGCATCCATTATAACATATCCTTCAGGAGCAATAAATCCCTGTTTTATCTCCATATCCGGTATATTTTGTAGATTCGGGTCTTTTGATGACAACCTTCCCGTTATAGTACCCGTTTGCTGCCATATCGTATGCACTCTACTGTTTTCATCTGCCAATACAGGCAGAGTATCAATATATGTAGATTTTAATTTGAACAATTCACGATATTCTAATATTTTTTTCGGCAAAGGATGTATCTTTGCCAGTTCATCCAAAACATCCTGTTCAGTAGAATAATGCGTCTTTTTATGTTTTGATTTAGGTAAATTCAATTTCTCAAAAAGAATTTTACTTAACTGTGAAGGAGACCTCAAGTTAAACCTCTCCCCCACATCCTCATATATTGATTCTTCTATTTTATTGATTCTTTTACCCAACTTTTCGGATTCATCGGCAAAATATTTTTTATCTATAAGAACTCCCTTTTCCTCCATCCCGGCAAGAATTCTTGCTAATGGGAGTTCCATATCATTGTATATAGTATTCAACCCCTCTTCTTCAAGTTTAGCTTTCAAAACCGGATACGCTTTAGTGCATACGTCTACGCTTTTACCAAGATAATCTATTTCATCCGAACTTACCAGCGTTTTCCCAAGCCATTTAATACTCATAGCTTCAAGCGAAGGTTCTTTCACACCGGGTTCCAGCAAATACCCGGCTAATCCTATGTCAAAAACTTTTCCCTTTACACGGAAATTATGAAACAAATACTTGCTGTCTGCCGTAATTTTTTCAATATCCTCATTATTGATAATAGAATTAAGCTTTTCGAGATTCTCTTTCTTGTCGGAACCATCAGAAAAAACAATTTTCTCTTTATCCGTTCCCAATGCAAAACCATTGTCCTTAAAAGCTACACTAACTTTTCCCCCGATACCTTCCAAGAAACTATCCCAGTCCGTTTCCAAAACAGATTCCGGATTTTCTTGTTTCTGCGGAATCTGTGAAAAGATAGACAAAGTTGACTGTTCTTCCTTACTTGTTGCAACTTTTGTTTTACCTTTGACGGTATTATCTTTGTTTGCAACTTCAAAACTATCAGGAATCAATTTTTTAACAAGCGAATAAAACTCCAACTCTCTCAAAATATTGAACAAATTTTCTTTATTTGTTTCCTTTACCGTCATTTCGGAAATATCAATCCCGACATCAACATCAGTCTTGATAGTAGCAAGCATCTTTGACATATATGCATTATCTTTATTTTTCACCAGTGATTCTTTTATTTTTTCACCCTTTACAGAAGGTATATTCTCGTATATTTTATCCAGCCCGCCTATTTCCGTTATAAGTTTTTGCGCATTTTTCGGACCTATCCCATACACGCCCGGAATATTATCTATCGAGTCTCCTGTAAGCGCAAGGTAATCCGGAACCAAAGCAGGCGGGATACCTAATTTTTCTTCGCAGTGTACAAACTCAAAAGTCCTTGCGCTCAAAATTTTTATCCCCTGCGACTCCAATTGCAGGAAATCCTTGTCGTCCGCAAATATCGTAACCTCAAATCCTTTATCTCTTGCCGCTATTGCAATAGTACCGATAATATCATCTGCTTCTACGCCGGGTTTTTCAATAAGCGTAACGCCCATTATTTCTACGACGTTTTTTATTATCGGAAACTGGGAAGATAAATCCGACGGCGTCGGAGGTCTCTGAATTTTATAATCCTTAAACTGCTCGTGACGAAAAGTAGGATGCGGAGCATCAAACGCAACAAACATATATTCCGGTTTTTTCTCGGTTAACAATTTAACCAACGAATTAATAAACCCAAATACGGCAGAAGTATTTTCTCCTTTAGAATTTCTGAGGGGATTGTGCATAAAAGCGAAATAAGAACGGTAAGCAATAGAATGCCCGTCTACAAGCCAGAACGTTTTCATATAAGTATAGGATTTTATTGTAAAACAAAGCTATGTCAAGAGTAAAACATTTTTTACTATTTCTGACTTGACATTTATATGAATTGTATTAATTTCCTCTTTATGAAAATGAAATCAATCCGTAAAATAAGTCCCCAACTAGGGGCAACACTTGTAGATATTGAAGCACCTAAACCCTCTTCGTATGAGGTGTTAGTTAAAGTAAAAGCTACTTCCATATGCGGGACAGACGTTCATATTTACAGTTGGAATGAATGGGCACAGAACAGAATAAAAAACTTACCGCAAACGATGGGGCATGAATTTGCAGGTGAAGTAGTAGAAGTTGGGTCTTGCGTAAAAAATATAAAAGTAGGGGATTACGTATCCGCAGAAACTCATATCCCATGCGGAGGATGTATCCAATGTATGACAGGACAGATGCATATATGTCATAACGTCAAAATACTTGGAGTAGATTGTGACGGTTGTTTTGCGGAGTATATTACGGTCCCGGAAAGTGTAATATGGAAAAACGATAAATCCATACCACCTGAATTTGCCTCAGTACAGGAACCGATTGGAAATGCAGTGTACTGCACGTTAGTTGAACCTGTCACCGCCAAAACCGTCGTTATTCTTGGTGCAGGACCAACAGGTTTATTTTCAACGGGAGTGGCAAAAGTAGCAGGCGCAGCGCAAGTGATAGTCGTAGAAGTCGAGCAATTCAGGCTTGACATTGCAAAAAAAATGGGAGCGGACATTTGTATTAATCCAAAGAATGAAGACCCTTTAAAAAGAATATTAGACGAAACAAAAGGTATAGGGGCAGACGTCGTCCTTGATATGGCAGGTTCGCCCAAAACAATTGAACTCGCGATAAAAGCAGTCCGCAGAGGGGGAAGATTCTCTGCTTTCGGAATTACACCGGGGACAATCACTATAGATTACAACAGTATAATATTTAAAGGGGTTACCATTTACGGAATAAGCGGAAGACTGATGTTTGATACGTGGTTCAAAGTAAGAAACCTCCTTGCATACAAAAAACTTGATATCTCGCCTGTAATTACGCATAAGCTCAAGCTTGAAGAATTTGACAAGGGATTTTCTGAAATGCTAAACAAAACTGCCGCTAAAGTAATTCTATTCCCGTAATTCAACACTCTCTAAAGGTTTCTTTAATTTATATATCCTTATAATAGGTCCACCTGTAATATTTTTATCAAAT harbors:
- a CDS encoding virulence RhuM family protein, with product MKKNKQIAQQNSFTEFLLYTTPNGKVKVEIFLRDETLWLTQKRMADLFGVGIPAINKHLKNIFENGELQEDSVISILETTAKDGKKYSTKFYNLDAIISVGYRVNSRQATLFRIWATQVLKEYIIKGFAMDDERLKTPGNIFGKDYFEEQLARIRNIRSSERRFYQKITDIYSQCSADYNPDEEITRQFFATVQNKLHFAISGQTAAEIIYQRVGSEKNNMGLTVWKNAPKGDIRKTDVSIAKNYLNEKELDELNRIVTMYLDYAEMQAKKGVVMYMKDWVEKLDAFLQFNGKEILQDSGKISHEVAIALAESEYEKYMVVQNKILESDFDREVKKLLDSKNKLTPLDKKNKK
- the polA gene encoding DNA polymerase I codes for the protein MKTFWLVDGHSIAYRSYFAFMHNPLRNSKGENTSAVFGFINSLVKLLTEKKPEYMFVAFDAPHPTFRHEQFKDYKIQRPPTPSDLSSQFPIIKNVVEIMGVTLIEKPGVEADDIIGTIAIAARDKGFEVTIFADDKDFLQLESQGIKILSARTFEFVHCEEKLGIPPALVPDYLALTGDSIDNIPGVYGIGPKNAQKLITEIGGLDKIYENIPSVKGEKIKESLVKNKDNAYMSKMLATIKTDVDVGIDISEMTVKETNKENLFNILRELEFYSLVKKLIPDSFEVANKDNTVKGKTKVATSKEEQSTLSIFSQIPQKQENPESVLETDWDSFLEGIGGKVSVAFKDNGFALGTDKEKIVFSDGSDKKENLEKLNSIINNEDIEKITADSKYLFHNFRVKGKVFDIGLAGYLLEPGVKEPSLEAMSIKWLGKTLVSSDEIDYLGKSVDVCTKAYPVLKAKLEEEGLNTIYNDMELPLARILAGMEEKGVLIDKKYFADESEKLGKRINKIEESIYEDVGERFNLRSPSQLSKILFEKLNLPKSKHKKTHYSTEQDVLDELAKIHPLPKKILEYRELFKLKSTYIDTLPVLADENSRVHTIWQQTGTITGRLSSKDPNLQNIPDMEIKQGFIAPEGYVIMDADYSQIELRILAGVSKDDILLEAFKNNEDIHRKTAGLIFNVPEEQINQTQRDIAKVVNFGIVYGMGPFGLAQRLNILPEEALTFITSYFLTYPGVKNWIDKQIENAKKNGYVETILGRKRWLPNIGSEKGRSKEFEERVAINAPLQGTAADMIKIAMIKIQPQLKDFNANIIMQVHDELVLEVPEDKVKEVQSLVKYEMENALDIGVPVVVGIGVGKDWHSAHP
- the tdh gene encoding L-threonine 3-dehydrogenase; protein product: MNCINFLFMKMKSIRKISPQLGATLVDIEAPKPSSYEVLVKVKATSICGTDVHIYSWNEWAQNRIKNLPQTMGHEFAGEVVEVGSCVKNIKVGDYVSAETHIPCGGCIQCMTGQMHICHNVKILGVDCDGCFAEYITVPESVIWKNDKSIPPEFASVQEPIGNAVYCTLVEPVTAKTVVILGAGPTGLFSTGVAKVAGAAQVIVVEVEQFRLDIAKKMGADICINPKNEDPLKRILDETKGIGADVVLDMAGSPKTIELAIKAVRRGGRFSAFGITPGTITIDYNSIIFKGVTIYGISGRLMFDTWFKVRNLLAYKKLDISPVITHKLKLEEFDKGFSEMLNKTAAKVILFP